The DNA sequence AAACGGTCGAATTAATGCGGTATCCGCATCACGATGGTTGGTTTGGACTCGGTTTTTCCGTCGTAAATGATAAAGAATCGAAAGATACTGATGATAAAGAACCCAAAGACACACCAGAGTCGATAGGAAGTTACAGTTGGGGCGGTGCTGCTGGTACCCTCTTCTGGATTGACCCCGAAAAAGAGTTGATCGGTCTGCTCATGACGCAAGTCAGTGACGTGTCCACTTCCCACGATCAATTTAAAATGCTAACCTATCAGGCATTGTCCCGCGAGCCTCTATAGGCTTGCGCCCAGGAATAATGGCGATCAGTAATCAGCAATCAGCGAAAGACGCAAGCGTAACCGAGCGATTTTTGTTACCATACACCTCTTTACTGATTGCTGAAAACCGACTGCTGATAACTAATACAGGAGATTTTGATGGCAGTATATGAAGGATTACCGCGAGCGGTCCCGGAAGATGTCGGTATGTCAACCTCGCGGTTAGGACGTATCGCGCCGGTCATGCAAGGCTATGTTGACAACGGAAAAATCCCGTGCGCATTGACGATGATCGCGCGTGAGGGTAAACTCGTCCATTTTGAAAAGTGTGGTATGCAGGATATCGCCGCCGCTAAACCGGTGGAATTTGACACCATTTTCCGCCTCTACTCAATGACGAAGCCGATTACCAGTGTCGCCGTCATGATGCTTTACGAAGAAGGGCATTTCCAGCTCAGCACACCTGTTTCCGAATTTGTTCCCGCTTTCAAAGACATGAAGGTTTATACGGAAGATGGCAGTGCAATTGTGGATGCAGAACGTGAGGTGACAATCAAACATCTACTCACGCATACCGCTGGACTTATCTATGAAAGCGATAGGGAGGATCATCCAATCGATCAGCGATATGAAGATGCAGATCTCTACGGCGGCGACCTCGCCAATATGGTAAATAAGCTCGGAAGTATCCCGCTCCTGTACCACCCAGGGGACGCATGGAAATACGGCATGTCTACTGATATACTCGGCTACCTTGTCGGAATCGTATCGGGGATGCCGTTTGAGACGTTTTTGAAAACCCGTATTTTTGAGCCTTTAGGCATGAATGACACCGGTTTTTCAGTGCGCGTTGAAAATGCTGACCGATATTCAAAGGTGTATGAATTCGGGGAAGACGGTGAGCTTCAAGCAATTGAGAAAGTCCATGCCGCAACTGGACCGCTGAGTTTCTTCCATTCTGGTGGTGGGGGACTACAATCGACCGCGCCGGATTATCTCCGCTTCTGCCAGATGGTGCTCAACGATGGTGAACTCGATGGCGTTCGGCTCCTCGGAAGAAAAACTGTTGAACTCATCACGATGGACCATATTGCGAACCAATGGCAACCCAATCAGAGAACGGGGACCGGTTTCGGGCTTGGATTCTCCGTTGTCACGGATGTCGCTGAAACGCACACGCTCGGTTCTTTAGGTACTTGCGGTTGGGGCGGCATGGCAAGCACTACATTTTGGATTGATCCTGTGGAGGACCTGATCGGCGTTTTCATGACACAATTGGTCGGTGCCGATTCTCCCTTCCATGCCCAATTCCGGATCCTTACCTATCAGGCGATTATTGATTGAGAAGGAAAATTACCATGACTGAAAAGGGAAAAAACAGATTGAGGAAATTATTGGCTTACACATGTTTGCTGCTTTTTGGTGTCACCACACTTGCTTTCGGACAAGGATTACCGATGGCAGTGCCAGAAGCAGTCGGTGTTTCTGCCGAACGCCTTGAACGTATCCGTCCTGTCATGCAGGGGTATGTCGATGAAGGACACCTGCCCGGATTTCTAACGGTTGTAGCACGGCGCGGGAAGATTGTCCATTTTGAAACCATGGGCATGCGAGATGTTGAGGATAACAAACCGGTTGAGCCGGACACGATATTCCGCATTTATTCGATGTCGAAACCGATTACCAGCGTTGCTGTGATGATGCTCTATGAGGAGGGGCATTTTCAACTCGGCACACCCGTTTCTAAATTTATCCCTGAATTTAAAAACATGGAGGTCTACAACGAGGACCAAACTGAAATTTTGGAGACGGAGAAGGAGATGACGATCAAGCACCTCCTCATGCACACCGCAGGACTCACCTACGGGTGGGGCAATAAACCCGTTGATGAACGCTATAAGGCATCGAAAATTTTTGAACCCAACACAACGCTCGTTGATATGGTGAAAAAACTGAGTGACATTCCGCTCGTTCACGAACCGGGTGAAAGGTGGACCTATGGGGTCTCCGTTGATGTGCTCGGCTACCTTGTGGAAGTTGTGTCCGGAATGCCGTTTGAAGAATTCCTCCAAACCCGTCTCTTTGGTCCGCTCGGTATGGTAGACACCGGGTTTTCAGTGCCACCAGAGAAGGTTGACAGATACGCAGCACTGTACCGGCATAACAGGGAAGAGGGACAGAAACAACGTGTTGAAGATGCACCCCTCGCAAACGATGAGGTCAGTTTTTTCCCATCGGGTGGTGGGGGACTCGTCTCGACCGCTGCGGATTACATGCGGTTTTCTCAAATGTTGCTCAACGGCGGTGAACTCGACGGGGTCCGCATGTTAGGGAAGAAAACCGTGGAACTGATGCGGTATCCGCATCACGATGATTGGTTTGGACTCGGCTTTGCTGTTGTTACAGATAAGGAACCCCCAAACACTCTGGAATCGGTAGGGAATTTCAGTTGGGGCGGTGCCGCGGCTACCACTTTCTGGATTGACCCTGAAGAGGAATTGATCGGCTTGCTTATGACGCAGCTTCTCAATAACCCGCACCCTTTCCAACAGCAATTTAAAGTGCTGACCTATCAGGCACTCACTGAATAATGGTTGTCAGTTATCGGTTATCAGTTCTCAGTTAAGAGGGTGAACTTAAACGAGCGGAAATCCGCAGAAATACCCCGCTGACTCTCACTGCGAGGCAACACGCACATTCAGCGTTGATTCGCAAATACCTCTATCAAAAACACCTCTTACCTGACTGCTGAAAGGTTTTTTCGCAGAAAAAACTGACCTGATCGCTGACTGCTAACAGCGAATATAGGAGCTTTTAATGACATTATATGAAGGATTACCGCGCGCAGTGCCTGAAGATGTCGGTATGTCAACATCGCGGTTAGCGCGTATTAGCCCGGTCATGCAAGGCTGGGTTGACGATGGTAAAATCCCCGGTGCGCTAACGATGATCGCACGTGAAGGCAGACTCGTCCATTTTGAAAAATTCGGTATGCAGGATGTTGCTACTGAGAAACCGTTAGAATTTGATACCATTTTTCGTATCTATTCGATGACGAAGCCGATTACCAGTATCGCAGTGATGATGCTTTACGAGCAAGGACACTTCCAACTCGGCACCCCCGTCTCTGAATTGATTCCTGCTTTCAAAGATATGCAGGTCTACACTGAGGGCGGCGAGGCTATTGTTGACGCTGAACGCGAGATGACGGTAAAGCATTTGTTGACGCACACCTCTGGAATTATCTACGGTGGGGATTGGGAGCACCCGATTAATGAGCGGTATAGAGAAGCGAATTTCTACGGGGGCGACCTTGCGAACATGGCGCAAGAACTCGGAAATATTCCGCTCCTTCACCATCCGGGTGATGGGTGGAACTACGGTATGTCTACCGATGTACTCGGATACCTCGTCGAGGTCGTCTCTGGAATGCCGTTTGAGGAGTTTCTGAAAACCCAGATTTTTGAGCCTTTGGGGATGACGGACACTGCTTTCTCGGTGCCGGACGAAAAGGCGGATCGGTACCCGACGTTATATGAACCCGCCGAGGACGGTGGTATTCAGGTGATTGAGAACGCTCCTGTTTCCAGTGGACCGCGCAGTTTTTTCCATTCTGGGGGTGCTGGACTGCAGTCAACCGCTGCAGATTACCTCCGTTTCTGTCAAATGCTACTCAACGATGGCGAACTTGATGGGGTTCGACTGCTTGGAAGGAAAACCGTCGAACTCATCAGAATGAATCATATCTCTGACGATTGGCATCCGCTTGAGAGAACGGGATGCGGTTTCGGACTTGGATTTGCTGTTGTCACGGATGTCGCTGAGACGCACGCTCCCGGTTCTGAAGGCACGTATAGTTGGGGCGGACTCGCAAGTACGACATTTTGGATTGATCCCGTGGAAGATTTGATCGGTATCTTGATGACGCAATTGATCGGCGATTCACCGTTCCATGCCCAGTTCCGCGTGCTAACCTATCAGGCAATTACCGATTAGATTTGTGGTTGCTGTGCCATTTCCGGTAGGTGCGGTTTCTAACCCCACCGAATCTGAGACCTAAACCGTGTGTATTCCCAATCCGTGGACGGGTAGGCAAAAACCTATCCTGAGTTAGGCATGGGATGAACGCCAACGCTTTCATGAAATCTTGGAATAAAAACGATGAACCTCCTCCA is a window from the Candidatus Poribacteria bacterium genome containing:
- a CDS encoding beta-lactamase family protein, producing MAVPEAVGVSAERLERIRPVMQGYVDEGHLPGFLTVVARRGKIVHFETMGMRDVEDNKPVEPDTIFRIYSMSKPITSVAVMMLYEEGHFQLGTPVSKFIPEFKNMEVYNEDQTEILETEKEMTIKHLLMHTAGLTYGWGNKPVDERYKASKIFEPNTTLVDMVKKLSDIPLVHEPGERWTYGVSVDVLGYLVEVVSGMPFEEFLQTRLFGPLGMVDTGFSVPPEKVDRYAALYRHNREEGQKQRVEDAPLANDEVSFFPSGGGGLVSTAADYMRFSQMLLNGGELDGVRMLGKKTVELMRYPHHDDWFGLGFAVVTDKEPPNTLESVGNFSWGGAAATTFWIDPEEELIGLLMTQLLNNPHPFQQQFKVLTYQALTE
- a CDS encoding serine hydrolase; the protein is MAVYEGLPRAVPEDVGMSTSRLGRIAPVMQGYVDNGKIPCALTMIAREGKLVHFEKCGMQDIAAAKPVEFDTIFRLYSMTKPITSVAVMMLYEEGHFQLSTPVSEFVPAFKDMKVYTEDGSAIVDAEREVTIKHLLTHTAGLIYESDREDHPIDQRYEDADLYGGDLANMVNKLGSIPLLYHPGDAWKYGMSTDILGYLVGIVSGMPFETFLKTRIFEPLGMNDTGFSVRVENADRYSKVYEFGEDGELQAIEKVHAATGPLSFFHSGGGGLQSTAPDYLRFCQMVLNDGELDGVRLLGRKTVELITMDHIANQWQPNQRTGTGFGLGFSVVTDVAETHTLGSLGTCGWGGMASTTFWIDPVEDLIGVFMTQLVGADSPFHAQFRILTYQAIID
- a CDS encoding beta-lactamase family protein, yielding MTLYEGLPRAVPEDVGMSTSRLARISPVMQGWVDDGKIPGALTMIAREGRLVHFEKFGMQDVATEKPLEFDTIFRIYSMTKPITSIAVMMLYEQGHFQLGTPVSELIPAFKDMQVYTEGGEAIVDAEREMTVKHLLTHTSGIIYGGDWEHPINERYREANFYGGDLANMAQELGNIPLLHHPGDGWNYGMSTDVLGYLVEVVSGMPFEEFLKTQIFEPLGMTDTAFSVPDEKADRYPTLYEPAEDGGIQVIENAPVSSGPRSFFHSGGAGLQSTAADYLRFCQMLLNDGELDGVRLLGRKTVELIRMNHISDDWHPLERTGCGFGLGFAVVTDVAETHAPGSEGTYSWGGLASTTFWIDPVEDLIGILMTQLIGDSPFHAQFRVLTYQAITD